The following proteins are encoded in a genomic region of Struthio camelus isolate bStrCam1 chromosome 3, bStrCam1.hap1, whole genome shotgun sequence:
- the BPNT1 gene encoding 3'(2'),5'-bisphosphate nucleotidase 1 isoform X2: MASSPTLLMRVVASAYSVAEKAARIVRNVMATGDLGIVEKCGANDLQTKADRLVQMSICASLARKFPKVTIIGEEELPPHDVSEELIEDGHCEEILKKTCPPQYAGIKEEELVVWVDPLDGTKEYTEGLLDHVTVLIGIAYGGKAIAGVINQPYYNYEAGADAVLGRTIWGVLGIGAFGFELTEAPAGKHIIVTTRSHSSTLVNDCISALNPDSVIRVGGAGNKIIQLIEGKASAYVFASPGCKKWDTCAPEAILHAVGGKITDIHGNSFHYNKEVKHMNSAGVLAALRNYDYYASCIPNTVKQSLVP; this comes from the exons ATGGCTTCTTCTCCAACTCTACTCATGCGAGTGGTGGCCTCTGCATATTCTGTTGCAGAAAAAGCTGCAAGAATTGTTAGAAATGTAATGGCTACCGGAGATCTGGGGATAGTGGAAAAg TGTGGAGCCAATGACTTACAGACCAAAGCTGATCGACTGGTACAAATGAGCATTTGTGCTTCACTGGCACGGAAGTTCCCCAAAGTGACAATCATAGGAGAAGAG GAACTGCCCCCTCATGATGTAAGTGAAGAATTGATTGAAGATGGCCATTGTGAAGAAATACTAAAGAAAACTTGTCCTCCTCAGTATGCAGGAATTAAAGAGGAAGAG cttgttgTCTGGGTTGATCCTCTGGATGGGACCAAAGAATACACTGAAG GTCTCCTTGACCACGTAACAGTTCTTATTGGAATTGCTTATGGAGGCAAAGCAATAGCAGGAGTTATTAACCAGCCGTATTACAACTATGAG GCAGGAGCTGATGCTGTACTCGGTAGGACAATCTGGGGAGTCTTGGGCATAGGTGCCTTTGGATTTGAGCTCACagaagcacctgctgggaaacacaTCATTGTTACCACCCGTTCTCACAGCAGCACCCTGGTAAATGACTGCATTAGTGCCTTGAACCCAGACAGTGTCATCAGAGTTGGAGGAGCAGGAAACAAG ATCATCCAGCTTATAGAAGGCAAGGCATCTGCTTATGTATTTGCCAGTCCTGGGTGCAAGAAATGGGATACATGTGCACCTGAAGCTATTTTACATGCTGTGGGAG GCAAGATAACTGATATCCATGGAAATTCATTTCATTATAACAAGGAAGTGAAACACATGAACTCAGCTGGGGTTCTTGCCGCTTTGAGGAACTATGATTATTATGCAAGTTGTATTCCCAACACTGTTAAACAATCTCTCGTGCCTTAA
- the BPNT1 gene encoding 3'(2'),5'-bisphosphate nucleotidase 1 isoform X3 produces the protein MLKGSSIHQLMKCGANDLQTKADRLVQMSICASLARKFPKVTIIGEEELPPHDVSEELIEDGHCEEILKKTCPPQYAGIKEEELVVWVDPLDGTKEYTEGLLDHVTVLIGIAYGGKAIAGVINQPYYNYEAGADAVLGRTIWGVLGIGAFGFELTEAPAGKHIIVTTRSHSSTLVNDCISALNPDSVIRVGGAGNKIIQLIEGKASAYVFASPGCKKWDTCAPEAILHAVGGKITDIHGNSFHYNKEVKHMNSAGVLAALRNYDYYASCIPNTVKQSLVP, from the exons ATGCTAAAGGGCTCCTCCATTCATCAATTAATGAAG TGTGGAGCCAATGACTTACAGACCAAAGCTGATCGACTGGTACAAATGAGCATTTGTGCTTCACTGGCACGGAAGTTCCCCAAAGTGACAATCATAGGAGAAGAG GAACTGCCCCCTCATGATGTAAGTGAAGAATTGATTGAAGATGGCCATTGTGAAGAAATACTAAAGAAAACTTGTCCTCCTCAGTATGCAGGAATTAAAGAGGAAGAG cttgttgTCTGGGTTGATCCTCTGGATGGGACCAAAGAATACACTGAAG GTCTCCTTGACCACGTAACAGTTCTTATTGGAATTGCTTATGGAGGCAAAGCAATAGCAGGAGTTATTAACCAGCCGTATTACAACTATGAG GCAGGAGCTGATGCTGTACTCGGTAGGACAATCTGGGGAGTCTTGGGCATAGGTGCCTTTGGATTTGAGCTCACagaagcacctgctgggaaacacaTCATTGTTACCACCCGTTCTCACAGCAGCACCCTGGTAAATGACTGCATTAGTGCCTTGAACCCAGACAGTGTCATCAGAGTTGGAGGAGCAGGAAACAAG ATCATCCAGCTTATAGAAGGCAAGGCATCTGCTTATGTATTTGCCAGTCCTGGGTGCAAGAAATGGGATACATGTGCACCTGAAGCTATTTTACATGCTGTGGGAG GCAAGATAACTGATATCCATGGAAATTCATTTCATTATAACAAGGAAGTGAAACACATGAACTCAGCTGGGGTTCTTGCCGCTTTGAGGAACTATGATTATTATGCAAGTTGTATTCCCAACACTGTTAAACAATCTCTCGTGCCTTAA
- the BPNT1 gene encoding 3'(2'),5'-bisphosphate nucleotidase 1 isoform X1, whose product MILLRTRKKTEGAFSMASSPTLLMRVVASAYSVAEKAARIVRNVMATGDLGIVEKCGANDLQTKADRLVQMSICASLARKFPKVTIIGEEELPPHDVSEELIEDGHCEEILKKTCPPQYAGIKEEELVVWVDPLDGTKEYTEGLLDHVTVLIGIAYGGKAIAGVINQPYYNYEAGADAVLGRTIWGVLGIGAFGFELTEAPAGKHIIVTTRSHSSTLVNDCISALNPDSVIRVGGAGNKIIQLIEGKASAYVFASPGCKKWDTCAPEAILHAVGGKITDIHGNSFHYNKEVKHMNSAGVLAALRNYDYYASCIPNTVKQSLVP is encoded by the exons ATGATACTGCTGAGAACAAGGAAAAAGACTGAAGGAG cattCAGTATGGCTTCTTCTCCAACTCTACTCATGCGAGTGGTGGCCTCTGCATATTCTGTTGCAGAAAAAGCTGCAAGAATTGTTAGAAATGTAATGGCTACCGGAGATCTGGGGATAGTGGAAAAg TGTGGAGCCAATGACTTACAGACCAAAGCTGATCGACTGGTACAAATGAGCATTTGTGCTTCACTGGCACGGAAGTTCCCCAAAGTGACAATCATAGGAGAAGAG GAACTGCCCCCTCATGATGTAAGTGAAGAATTGATTGAAGATGGCCATTGTGAAGAAATACTAAAGAAAACTTGTCCTCCTCAGTATGCAGGAATTAAAGAGGAAGAG cttgttgTCTGGGTTGATCCTCTGGATGGGACCAAAGAATACACTGAAG GTCTCCTTGACCACGTAACAGTTCTTATTGGAATTGCTTATGGAGGCAAAGCAATAGCAGGAGTTATTAACCAGCCGTATTACAACTATGAG GCAGGAGCTGATGCTGTACTCGGTAGGACAATCTGGGGAGTCTTGGGCATAGGTGCCTTTGGATTTGAGCTCACagaagcacctgctgggaaacacaTCATTGTTACCACCCGTTCTCACAGCAGCACCCTGGTAAATGACTGCATTAGTGCCTTGAACCCAGACAGTGTCATCAGAGTTGGAGGAGCAGGAAACAAG ATCATCCAGCTTATAGAAGGCAAGGCATCTGCTTATGTATTTGCCAGTCCTGGGTGCAAGAAATGGGATACATGTGCACCTGAAGCTATTTTACATGCTGTGGGAG GCAAGATAACTGATATCCATGGAAATTCATTTCATTATAACAAGGAAGTGAAACACATGAACTCAGCTGGGGTTCTTGCCGCTTTGAGGAACTATGATTATTATGCAAGTTGTATTCCCAACACTGTTAAACAATCTCTCGTGCCTTAA